CACCGGAAGATTACGGGCAAACTCATGATACGGTTGAATTTTAATGCTTCCGGCAGTGATATCCGGGCTTCGACGCAGAAGATTAAACAGTCCCATACGAAACTGTCGTGCAAAACGTTCGTTAATGATCTCAAGTGAATGCAACCGTTCACGAACGACGCGACGCTGAGTATTCGGATCATAGGGTTTGATCCCGTCATCCTGCACTGCATTGTTAGCAGTGGTCTCGCTTTCTGCGTTGCTGCCGCCATTTAAAAGGCGGTCAATTTCAGCCTGAGATAATATACTGTCAGACATAGAAATTACCGTAAGATGAATGCGTTAAATAATACATCAGTCACTACCGCACTGTGATTCGGTGCGAGAGGTTTGCTGACGGTCTCTTTTATTTTCTCTGTTAATCCGGTCTTACCTTCATCAGAAGAGATATCTGTTGCCGTCTGATGTGCTAAAAGAATTAATAAACGACTCCGGACTTCCGGCATATATTCTTCCAGCAAGGACTTCGATTCCGCGTCTTTTACCCTCAGCGTGAGACCAATATACAGCACGCGGTCTGAATCATTCGCTTCCGGTTTCAGACTGACGGTGAAGGTGTCCATCTGCACATATACCGGCACCGCTGGCGCCGCATTTTTTACCTTCGCCGGAGCATCACCCTTTGCTCCGGCTTTCATATTCTTCATTTCGTAAAATGTATAGCCCGCAAAAGCACATGCTCCCACAGCAATAAGCATCATTAATAACATAGCCAGGGAACTTTTTTTCCCACCCCCGCTGGCCTTCTGGTTCTTCTTGGACATTATCTGGAAAACCCTGTTGTAAAAATAAGCCGGCGAACAGGCCGTAATAGATGCTCTGATAAGCCGTGCATTCTATTACAGTCGGACACCAGAACAATTCACGAAAGAAATGAAATTAGTGTTGCCAATTCGCTCTATAAATTTTTATGTCAAACAAATGTATTAATACCGTTGGAATAATGGAGAGTTTTGTTACTTATTTCCGGCTTGTCATCGGCCAGATGCGCATTCTCCTGTCCGTCATCTTCTGTGGTTCCCCGGCCGGATGATCCGTCGGACTGCGCGGAAGCACTCCACGACGAAGAAGAAGAGTCAGCGCCGACACTGCTTTGTCCCAGATTGATCCCCGACTCCGCCAGTGATGTACGCAAATGCGGCATCGCCGCTTCCAGTGCAGCACGCACCTGATGGTTCTCGGTGACAAAATGCAGCTGCGCCTGATCGTTATTCAACCGCAGGCTGATTTGCAGCGCGCCTAACTCTTCGGGATGAAGGCGTAACTCCGCATTGTGAATGCCGTTACGTGAAAAATAAGCCAGCTGCTGCCCTACGGCCTGTTGCCACGCCGGGGTGCCCAGCGCCTGATTAATCACCGCCGGAGACGTCGTGACGCCTGTTGCCGGAGCAACCGTCAGCTCGCTGACTGGCGTAACATGCGGTCGCAGGCCGGTTTCCGGTGTCGGCAATGCGGAGCTTTCCTGTCTCACCGGCAGTGCCGGATTCAGTTCAAATCTGGCCGGTGCGGAGGCTGGCTCTTTTGGCGCGGCGTCGGTTTTCGTCATCACAGACAGAAAATCCTTATGCTGATCGGCGCTGGTCTTATCGGTTCCCTGCTTGCCTTCCAGCGAAGCCTGTGCGGCCAGTGCAGCCTGTGAGACGGCTTTCGGCTTCATGCTTTCCGGCATCATAAACGCACTGCCCGGACGTTCCTGGCTAAGTGCAGCCTGGACTTCAGCTACCGGATCCGCCTGAGCTGGCATCACCGGAGCGTCAGTCGTGGGTGCCGGTTGCACAGGCACGGCAGCATTCTGCGTAACGATTTGCTGCAAAGCCAAAAGTTGCGGATCAACAAAAGGCGTCTCAGGCGTCTGCACTTCGGGTGCCGGTTGCGGCATATCCGTGATCAGATCCACCGGTGGTAACTCAGCGGGCAGTACGGGTACGGGAACAGGCACCGGCAGCGGTTCAGCTTCTGCACGGGTATTATCGGGCTGTGGCGTATCAGGTTGCGTCGTCTTCGTATCCTTCGCGGGCAAGGCCGGTTTGGTCGGATAGGCTTTTTCGAGAGAGGTCGCGAAATTCGCCTCACCGGTTTCAGGCGTGGTGCCTTTTTCCGGCATTTTAGTTGGGGTTACACCGCTGACGACAGAGCTGGCCTGGACAATCATAAAAGTTCTCTTCCCATGCAGGCACGCTGCGCAAATTCATCCATGAGCTTTTGCTCCTGTCGGTTTTCTTTCAGCATCCGTACGTCGTCTGCCCGGCTTTTAAGGGTTTCAAACGCATTGAGACGCTGCTTATCGTGGCGCCAGGTCAGCAGTGTTTCATTGACCGTGTTCTGGCATTTCTGCACCTGATTCGCCTGCTGCTTAACGACATTTCCCAGCGAATCAATGAAAGACTGGCGGTTGAGCAAATCAGCCACCGGGATCCCTTTACCGGACACCGTCGCCCGAAGCTGTTGCTGATATTCCAGTTCGAAACTTTCCAGCTGACCGAGTTGTGTCGCCGCCAGCGTATAAGCCTGCTGAACTTTGCCCAGCTCAGCGGTGGTATCTGTCAGTGTTTGCTCTGCAAGTTCACGCAGAAAATCCATCGGATTGGTGATAGCCATAATTAATTAGTCACCTCAGGCTTTGGGTTGGTCTGAAAAAATGGCATCAAGCTTGTCGCCCGCTTCCTGATAACCGCTGCTCTCGTAGATCGCCTGCTGTAAATAGGCTTCCATCTGCGGGTACAGGCGAATGGCTTTATCCAGCAGCGGATCGCTGCCCGCCGCGTAAGCCCCGACGCTGACCAGGTCACGGTTACGCTGATACGAGGAAAGCAACTGCTTGAAGTTTTGGACTTTTTTGTAATGCACCGGCTCGATAAGCTCGGTCATCGCACGGCTGATGGAGGCTTCAATATCAATGGCCGGATAATGGCCGGATTCAGCCAGACGACGCGACAGCACAATGTGTCCGTCGAGGATCGCACGGGCGGAGTCGGCGATCGGATCCTGCTGATCGTCGCCTTCCGTCAGAACGGTGTAAAACGCGGTGATCGACCCCCCTTCTTTCACGCCATTCCCCGCACGTTCAACCAGTGCCGGTAATTTCGCAAACACAGAAGGCGGATACCCTTTGGTCGCCGGAGGTTCACCGATGGCCAGCGCGATCTCACGCTGCGCCATCGCATAGCGGGTCAGGGAATCCATGATCAGCAGGACATCCAGCCCGTTGTCGCGAAAATCTTCGGCGATACGCGTGGCATACACCGCGCCCTGCATACGCAGGATCGGTGAAACGTCCGCCGGGGCGGCAATCACCACAGAACGCTTGCGACCTTCTTCGCCGAGAATATTTTCGATGAAGTCTTTCACTTCGCGGCCACGTTCACCAATCAGGCCGACGACAATCACATCGGCTTTGGTATAACGGGCCATCATGCCCAGCAGCACACTTTTCCCGACGCCGGAACCGGCAAACAGCCCCATACGCTGACCACGACCGACGGTCAGCAGGCCGTTAATCGCACGGACGCCGACGTCCAGCACATTTTTAATCGGGTCACGTAACAGCGGATTCACTGGCGGCGTAAACAGCGGGCCGTGTTGTGCCGTGACGGGCGGCGGCAGGCCATCGAGCGGACGGGCGCTGGCATCCAGCACGCGTCCCAGCAGTTCTCTGCCCAGCGGCAATTGCTTGCCTTTGCTGGCTCCTTCCCCGCTTTCAAGCGCATAAACCCGTGCGCCCGGTAAAATGCCATCGACATTTTCCAGCGGCATCAGATACAAAATCTGGCCGTTAAAGCCGACCACTTCGCTTTCGACTTTATCCACGCCTTCGCGGGAATGACGTTCCACGATGCACAATGTGCCAATGGGCAGTTTCAGCCCGACGGCTTCCATCACCAGTCCGGTGGCGCGGGTTAATTTGCCGTACTGGCGAAAAGGCGGCAGCGAGGTCATCAGCTTCTCTTTTCTGTCGATAGCCTCCAGCCATTTTGCGAGACGCATCGTCATGCCAGATAATCCTCACGACTCAGCTCGCACAGTTCCTGCCAGCGGGTATTCATGGTCGCATCGAACTCGCCTTCTTCCGACGTGATCCGGCATCCGCCCGGCAAGATCTGCGCGTCGCCACGGATATCCCAGCCCATCGACGCCAGTGATTTACCGACGTTATCCTGAACCAGCGCCAGATCATCAGGATTGACCCACAGAATCGCGGTGCCCTTGAACAGCGTTTCCTGCTGTAACAGCTGCTGAATTTTCTCCAGCAAGACGTCATTATCGCAGGTGATATTTTTGCCCAGAATGGAGCGTGCCGCCGTCAGCGACAACTGCACCAGACGCGACGGGATCACGCTGTCGAGGTTGCTGAGGGCAATTTTGAACTCCTCCAGCAGCCGGGCAAAATGCTCGCCGGTTTCACGCTGCTGCGCGCCTGCCTCAGCCAGACCCTGTTCAAAACCTTCTTTGTGACCCTGAGCAAATCCCGCCTCGTGCCCCTGTTTTTTTCCTTCTTCCACACCGCGTGCCTGCCCTTGCGCAAAGCCTTTTTGTTCGGCCTGCTGGCGGATGCGGGATAACTCGGCCTGCAATAATTCATCAGACTGATAGGTTCCCGGCGTATCAATAATGTCATGTTCAGGCTGGCTGAAATCGTCCAGCAGGTTCTGCGGCTTCCAGACCTGCCAGTCAGGCTGCGTTTCGCGATCAGACGTAGGCATCTTCGCTTCCTCCAATCACCACTTCGCCGGTTTCTGCCAGACGGCGGACAATCAGCAAAATGCTCTTCTGCTCGGCTTCCACCTGAGACATACGGATCGGACCGCGTGAACCCAGATCCTCTTTCATGATGTCAGCCTGGCGACGGGACATATTGCGGAAGAACTTCTCACGCAGCGGCCCTTCGGCACCTTTGAGGGCAACGATAAGTGATTCGTTTTCGATTTCCTGCAGGATGCGCTGAATGCTGCGGTCTTCGATTTCCACAAGATTTTCGAACAGGAACATCTCGTCGATAATCTTCTGCGCCAGTTCCTGATCGAACTCGCGAACGGCTTCGATAGCCGCCTCTTCCTGCTGAGATTTCATCAGGTTGAGAATTTCCGCCGCAGGACGTACACCGCCCATTTTGCTGCGCTTGAGATTCTGACCGTGCAGCAGACCGTTGAGCACTTCGGTCAGTTCCTGCAAGGCAGCAGGCTGAACGCCGCCGAAGGTAGCGATACGCAACATAATGTCGTTACGTTCGCGGTCATCGAATTTACTCAGCACATCCGCAGCCTGACCGCGTTTGAGGTGAACCAGAATGGTGGCAATAATCTGCGGGTGTTCGTCGCGGATCAGGTCGAAGACGGTCTGCGGCTCCATAAAGTTGAGCGTCTCGATACCGTTGGTGCCCTGCTGGCTATCCAGCAAGTCCTCGAGCAGGCTTGAGGCACGCTCTTCGCCCAGCGCCTTCACCAGCACACTGCGCAGATACTCATTGGTATTCACGCTCAGTGCCGCGTATTCACTGGAATCCCGCTGGAATTCCTTCAGAACTTCGGCCAGTTGCTCGTGAGTGAAGCCGCCCATATTGACCATTGAACTACTGATCAGTTTGACTTCATGGGTGTTGAGGTGCTTGAACACCTCGGCCGCCAGCCCGTCACCGAGCGTCAGCATGACGATCGCACTTTTATCTGAGGCATTCATCAGGACTTCATCTCCTTATTCATCCACTGGCGAATGACCAGTGCAATAACCCGTGGCTCCTGCTGTGCCAGTTCGCGCAGGCTCTGGGTATTAAGTTCCGTTTCAACGCGCTGCTCGGCCTTGGCTCTCGCGCCGCTTTCTGCACGGCGTGCGCTGGCATCCAGTTCTTCCTGACGTGCCTGTTTCTCAAGTTCCAGCCGTTGCAACACCAGTTCCTGATTGCGCAGCCAGGCAGGCTGCACGGCTTTACGCCACAGGAACCAGGCCACGAGGGCAATCAGCAGATAACGGGCGGCAGACATCAGCAGGTTGATGAAGCCTTCCTGTTTCCAGAACGGCGGTGCTGGTTCTTCTTCCACCGGGGTAAAGGGCGAGTTCACAATGTTGATGGTGTCGCCACGGGCGGCGGAATACCCCATCGTCTCTTTCACCAGCGCATTCACCTGCTCCAGTTGCTCCGGCGTTAACGCCACCGGCGTGCCGTCTTTACCCGGCAGATAGTTGACGACCACGGCAACAGAAAGCCGTTCGATGCTGCCGGTACTGCGCTTGATGTGCGTCAGCGTGCGGTCGAGCTCATAGTTAGTGGTGTTGTCTTTGCGGTTGTTAAACGGCATCGGCGTAGCCACTGTCGTTTCAGCCGTGCCTGCCGCCTGAGTGGCGTTGTTGTTTGCCGCATTGGCCCCCTGCGCAGGTTGATTCGCTACCGGCGGCTGGGTAATGGGCGCGGTCGCCGGCACAGGTGGCTGATTGCTCAGCGCCCCCGGCACACCACCGACGCCATTTTTGCTGCCCTGTTCGGCATCACTGGTCTGGCGGCTGCGGATCGCCATTTTGTCCGGCGATGAATTGGGCTGGTATTGCTCGGCGGTTTGTTCGTGCTGAGTGAAATCAATCTGTGCAGTCACCTGCGCCTTAACGTTATTGCGCCCGACAATCGTGGCGAGGATCGTCTGGATACGCTGCTGGTAATCCGCTTCGACTTCGCTGGTGTATTTGAGCTGCGTCGTCTGCATCGCCTGACCGCCACTTTGGGTCAGCAAGCGTCCGCTCTGATCGACGATGGTAACGTTATCGGCATTCAGCCCCGGCACTGCGCTGGAAATCAGATACGTGATCGCATTCACCTGCCCGGAATCCAGCGTGCGTCCGTTGTTCAGCGTCACGGTGACCGCCGCAGAAGGTGGCTTCTGTTCGCGGACAAACATAGAAGGTTTTGGCATAGCCAGATGCACGCGGGCATTCTGTACCGTGCCGAGCGTTTCAATGGTCCGGGCAAGTTCGCCCTCCAGCGCGCGCTGGTAGTTAACCTGCTCACTGAACTGGCTGATGCCAAATTTTTCCTGATCGAGCAATTCGAAACCCACGGCGCCGCCCTTCGGCAAACCGAGCTGGGCGAGGGTCAGCCGTGCTTCGTGAACTTTATCCTCAGGTACCATGATCGCCCCGCCGCGTTCCTGAAAGCGGTAAGGCACATTCATTTGCGTTAATTGCGCCACGATAGCGCCGCCATCCTGATCGCTGATATTGCTGTACAGGACGCGATAATCTGGCGATTTCGCCCAGAAGATCAGGGCAATAATGATTGAAATTGCCGCAGACGCGCTGATGAGCAATATAATTTTAGGACTCGAACGTAAACGTTCTAATGCTGCCATCAGATTAGCTGTACTTTTGTTTTTAATACCGTTTGTTGTGGCATTCATGCCGTAGTCCTGTAAAAAAATAAATGACGCAATGCAGGCGTATTGTTGCGAATCAGCACTCCGGATACGGATAAGAGAAAGCGAAGCAGTAAATACACAGACAGATTTCCAGTCGCGTATTATCTTCTAATTGCGTTTTTTTTAAACATCAATAAGCTGAAACTTCTGTCAGCTATTCGCATTATTTTATTTACATGACCTTATGTTACGCTGCAGTTATTAAAAACCCACAGAGAGAATAACGGCGAGCTTATTAAGCCGATATAAAGGAATTTCTGATGTCTATTCAATCGATGAAAGGCGTTCTGGATCAAATTAGCTTCCAGGCACAGCAAACGTCGGCCACACAAAAAACACCGTTCATTTCTGATAATAAAAATGTTGAGAAAAAATTACAATTTTCAGACATTTTATTCGACAGTATTAACAATATCAGCCAGGTGCAGAACACCGCCAAGACACAGGCGCAGGACTACATGACCGGTGCGACCGACATCGGGCTGAACGATGTCATGATATCCATGCAGAAATCGTCTGTGGCACTTAATCTGGGTATCCAGGTGCGAAATAAAATGGTCAGTGCTTATCAGGAAGTCATGAGTATGTCTGTTTAAAAGACGTGTTATCTGATGACATAACAGTATCGGAAAAAAACCTCTTTTAAGAAATATGTTCAATATGGCCGGCTGGTCATTTTTTATTTCTTCGCTGTCAATATCTGCCGTACCAACCTACAGGAGATCATCACCTTCCTTATCAATTGGGGAATATGCAGGCAGATATGTCAGTTATTATCCCTTTGGGAATTAAATTCCATCAGTAACAGTTGAACAATTGAAATATGCGACTTCAGGAAGAACTCTCCGATAAAGATTTGCAAAAGATTGCAGAGCTTATCTATCAACGCGCAGGGATTGTATTAAATAGCCAGAAGCGTGACATGGTCTATAACCGTTTGTCCCGCAGGCTACGTGAACTGAAATTAACCCGTTTTGCTGATTATGTGAGTCGCCTGGAATCCAATCAGAACAGCCCGGAATGGCAGCTATTTATTAATGCGCTGACCACCAACCTGACGTCATTTTTCAGGGAGTCTTATCACTTCCCTATTCTGGCAGAACATGCGCGCAACCGGCCAAATTACACCGTGTGGTGTACCGCAGCATCGACCGGTGAAGAGCCTTGTTCCATCGCCATGACGCTGGATGAAACTTTGGGGCGTCCTGTGGCAGGACCGCGAGTCTGGGCAACGGATATCGACACAGAAGTATTACAGAAAGCCACGAATGCGGTGTATCGCCTGTCCGATCTCGACAGTTTAACCGCTGAACAGAAGCGAAATTATTTCCTGCGCGGCACCGGCGATCAGGAAAATCTGGTGAAAGTCAGAAAAGAATTACTGGCCAGTATCCGCTACCAGCACCTTAATTTGCTGAGCCCGAACTGGGATGTTCCGGCACCGTTTGACGCCATCTTCTGCCGTAACGTGATGATCTATTTTGATCAGAAAACGCAGGAGCAGCTGATGAAACGCTTCGCCACCATGCTCAAACCGGGAGGCATTTTGTTCGCCGGCCATTCTGAACATTTTAACAGTAAGAATGGTCCTTTCCGCCTGCGTGGTCAGTCAGTGTATTCCCTGGCACGGGAGAAATAATGAAAAAGATACGAGTACTTTGTGTTGATGATTCGGCACTCATTCGCACCATTATGAGTGACATTGTGAATCATCAGTCTGATATGGAAATGGTGGCCACAGCACCGGATCCCATCATTGCCCGGGATTTGATCAAGCGATTTAATCCGGACGTTCTGACGCTGGACGTGGAAATGCCACGGATGGACGGTCTGGACTTTCTGGAACGCCTGATGCGTCTGCGCCCTATGCCGGTGATCATGGTGTCCTCGCTGACCAGCCGGGGATCGGAAATAACACTGAGTGCTCTGGAACTGGGGGCTCTGGATTTTGTCACCAAGCCTGAAATGGGGCTGAAAGACGGCATGATGCAATATGCGGAAATTATTGCAGAAAAAATCCGCATGGCTTCCCGGGTGCTGGTCTGCCGCCGGGACCGTCATCCCAACGTCACTGCGGTGATTTCCAGCCCGCTGGTCGGCAGTGAAAAAATCATTGCGATTGGTTCCTCCACCGGCGGTACCGAAGCCTTGCGTCAGGTGCTACTTCCGATGCCGATGACCAGTCCGGGCATCGTGATTGCTCAGCATATGCCGCCCGGCTTCACGCGTTCTTTTGCAGAACGCCTCGACAACTTGTGCCAGATTTCGGTGAAAGAAGGTGAGGACGGCGACCGCGTTCTGCCGGGTCATGCCTACATTGCGCCCGGCGACCGGCACATGGAACTGATCCGCAGCGGCGCGAATTACCACATCAGACTGAATCAGGCTCCGGCGGTTAACCGCCACCGCCCTTCCGTCGATGTGCTTTTCCGGTCAGTCGCCAAATCTGCCGGCAAAAATGCAGTGGGCGCAATCCTGACCGGCATGGGCAGTGACGGTGCCCACGGATTACTGGAGATGCGCAACTCCGGCGCGCATACCCTGGCACAAAGCGAGAAAACCTGCGTGGTCTTTGGTATGCCGCGCGAGGCAATCGGGCTGGGCGCGGCGTGCGAGGTGACTGATTTACATGACATGACGCAGCACATCCTCAACGGGGTGGTGGGTCAGGCCCGGCGAATTTAACACCTGTTATGGCACCTGCTATCGGGTGTCTTTTGTTTTTCTACCGTTTTGTATTTTCACAATTTTCACCCTTTAAGGACGAGTAAATGGCAGATAAAAATTTGCGCTTTTTGGTTATCGATGATTTCGCCACCATGCGCCGCATTGTCCGCAACCTGCTTCAGGATTTGGGATTTAAGAATGTTGAAGAGGCCGAAGACGGTCAGGATGCGCTGACTAAACTGCGCGCGTCGACCTTCGACTTCGTCATCAGTGACTGGAATATGCCAAACCTGGATGGCCTGCAACTGCTTTCGGAAATGCGTAAAGACGATGCACTGAAAGCGATTCCGGTGCTGATGGTGACCGCCGAAGCGAAAAAGGAAAACATCATTGCGGCGGCACAGGCTGGCGCAAACGGATATGTGGTGAAGCCTTTCACCGCGGCAACGCTGGAAGAGAAACTCAATAAAATCTTCGAAAAACTGGGATGGTAATCAGAGGATGAATACAACAACAAACCAGGCGTCAGCAAAAAACTTCAAAGACATTTTTTCCCGCATTGGTCAGCTCACCCGTCTCCTGCGCGACAGTGTGGCTAATCTGGGTCTGGATCGCGCCATTATGGATGTGGCGGAAGCGATCCCCGATACCCGGGAACGTCTGAATTATGTCGTGGGGAAAACCTCGCAGGCAGCCGACCGCGCATTAACCTGCGTGGAAATTGCGCGCCCGCTTCAGGATTCCCTGAGCGAACAATCTTCCGGCCTGAAAGAACGCTGGGATACCTGGTTTGAAAATCCGGTTGAGCTGTCAATGGCGCGGGAACTGGTCGCAGACACACGCACCTTTCTTGATGAAACGCCGGTGATTGCCCGCCAGACCAATGAACAGCTCATGCAAATCATGATGGCTCAGGACTTTCAGGATCTGACCGGTCAGGTCATCCAGAACATGATGAAGCTTATCGAAAACGTGGAGCAGGAGCTGATTCAGGTTCTGGTAGAAAACATGCCGGGCATGATGCCAGCGTCCACCAGCGAGCCGGAAGACAGCCTGAAAAACGGGCCGCAGATCAACCAGTCCGTGGCAGGCATTGTCGCCTCGCAAGATCAGGTCGATGACCTGCTCGATTCGCTGGGATTCTAAACATCATGCGGTTCTGTTTCCTCCTCTCTTATTCTCTGCATTCCGCCCTGCGCGGTCACTTCACGGGCTGCTCTTATGTCTGAAGAAAGTGATGTAGAAAAAACAGAGGAACCCACCCCCACCAAAATATCGAAAGCCCGCGAAGAGGGGCAGGTTCCGCGGTCGAAAGAGCTGACATCTTTACTGATGCTGCTGGTGGGCTGGATGCTGATCATGCTCGGTGGCTCGCATCTGGCCGGAAAGCTCAGCTTGCTGTTGCACAACGGGCTGACCTTTGACCGTCTGGTGATGCTCGATTCCAGACTGATGCTTCTGCGCGCCGGTGAGTTATTCAGCATGGCGGTATTTTCCGTGCTGCCCATTTTAGTCGGGCTGTTTTTCACCGGGCTGGCCTCGCCGCTGTTACTGGGTGGTCTGAATATCAGCGGGAAATCATTAAAAATGGATCTCAAGCGTTTGAATCCTTTATCAGGACTCAAACGCATGTTTTCCACACAGGTGGTGTCGGAATTACTGAAAAGCCTTCTGAAAGTCACCCTGGTGGGATGTGCAGCCGGGGTTTACCTGATGAGCGCAAAATCCCACATGATCCAGCTGATTTATGAACCGGTCGTGATCGGACTGAAGGATATGCGATCGCTGGTGTCCGGCTGTCTGCTGGTGGTGATCCTGGCCCTGATCCCGCTGGTGGGTTACGACGTATTCCATCAGATCATGAGTAACCTGAAAAAGTTACGCATGAGCCGTCAGGAAATACGTGATGAATTTAAACAGCAGGAAGGCGATCCGCACGTTAAAGGACGTATAAAACAGCTGCAACGCGCCGCTGCCCGTCAGCGAATGATGGAAGACATCCCTCAGGCTGACGTGATTGTGAATAACCCGACCCACTATTCTATTGCCCTCAGCTACAAAGAGGACGGAACAGGCGCGCCAATGATGCTCGCCAAGGGCGCGGGCGATATTGCATTACGCATCCGTGAAGAAGCGGCTAAGCACAATATTCCGATGCTGGAAGCCCCGCCGCTGGCGCGTGCGCTTTACCGGCATTGCGAAATTGGCGAACAAATCCCGACCGAATTATACGGTGCCGTCGCAGAGGTTCTGGCCTGGGTATACGGCCTGAGACGCTGGAAAAAAGGCACCGGCGCGCTTCCTAAAAAACCTGAGAACCTTCCGGTGCCTGCTGCACTGGATTTTGCACAAGAGAGTCATGAGTGATGGCCAATTTAGCCACCAAATTACGTTTACCGGATTTTAAACAGACGCAATGGCAAATACTGGCAGGTCCGGTATTGATCATGACCATTCTGGCCATGATGATTTTGCCACTGCCGGCTTTCATTCTGGATTTGCTGTTTACCTTCAATATCGTGCTGTCGCTGATGATTTTGCTGGTGGCGATGTTTACGCAGAACACCCTGGAATTCTCCGCGTTTCCGACGGTGCTGCTGTTTTCCACGCTGTTGCGGCTGGCGCTGAACATTGCGTCGACCCGTATCATCCTGATGTATGGGCATACCGGTGAAGGGGCGGCCGGTCAGGTGATCGACGCATTCGGACACTTTCTGGTGGGCGGTAATTTTGCCATCGGTATCATCGTGTTCGTCATTCTGGTGATCATCAACTTCATGGTTATCACCAAAGGTGCCGGGCGTATCGCCGAAGTTGGCGCACGTTTTGTCCTCGACGGGATGCCGGGCAAACAGATGGCGATCGATGCGGATCTGAATGCCGGGATCATCGGCGAGGAAGAAGCCAAAAAGCGCCGCAGCGATGTGACGCAGGAAGCCGACTTCTACGGTTCCATGGACGGTGCCAGTAAATTCGTGCGCGGCGATGCCATCGCAGGGTTGCTGATCATGGCCATTAACGTAATCGGCGGACTGATGATCGGTACGATGCAGCACGATATGTCTTTCGCCGAAGCCGGTGCAACTTACACCCTGCTGACCATCGGTGATGGTCTGGTGGCGCAGATCCCCGGACTGGTGATTTCGACCGCCGCCGGTGTGATCGTGACCCGCGTGGCGACCGATCAGGACGTCGGCGAGCAGATGGTGGGTCAGCTGTTTAATAATCCACGCGTCATGGTGCTGGCCGCCGGTGTGATCGGCTTGCTGGGGCTGGTGCCGGGGATGCCTAACTTTGTCTTCCTGCTGTTTACCGGCGGCTTACTGGCCCTGGCCTGGTGGATGCGCGGACGTCAGACCGATAATCCGTCAGCCCGCAAACGCCCGATGAGCAAAGACGCTCAGGCGGCGGCGAAAGCCGAAGCTGACGCGGCGCAGGTCACCGAAGCCTCCTGGGCAGACGTGCAGCATGAAGATGTTCTGGGGCTGGAGGTCGGATATCGCCTGATCCCAATGGTAGACAGTGAACAGAAAGGTCAGCTGCTGACCCGTATTCGCGGGATCCGTAAGAAATTTGCTCAGGAAATGGGATTCCTGCCACCGCCGGTTCACATCCGCGACAACTTAGATCTGGCCCCGACGGATTACCGGATCCTGCTGAAAGGCGTTGAAATTGGACGCGGGGAAACTCAGCCTGAACGCTGGATGGCGATCGATCCGGGTTGTGCTGAAGGTGAATTGCCGGGTGTACCTTGTCAGGATCCGGCCTTTGGTTTACCTGCGGTGTGGATCGACGAAGTCATGCGCGAACGGGCTCAGGCGCTGGGTTACACCGTGGTTGATCCGAGTTCGGT
The Rahnella variigena genome window above contains:
- the fliL gene encoding flagellar basal body-associated protein FliL, which gives rise to MSKKNQKASGGGKKSSLAMLLMMLIAVGACAFAGYTFYEMKNMKAGAKGDAPAKVKNAAPAVPVYVQMDTFTVSLKPEANDSDRVLYIGLTLRVKDAESKSLLEEYMPEVRSRLLILLAHQTATDISSDEGKTGLTEKIKETVSKPLAPNHSAVVTDVLFNAFILR
- a CDS encoding flagellar hook-length control protein FliK, translated to MIVQASSVVSGVTPTKMPEKGTTPETGEANFATSLEKAYPTKPALPAKDTKTTQPDTPQPDNTRAEAEPLPVPVPVPVLPAELPPVDLITDMPQPAPEVQTPETPFVDPQLLALQQIVTQNAAVPVQPAPTTDAPVMPAQADPVAEVQAALSQERPGSAFMMPESMKPKAVSQAALAAQASLEGKQGTDKTSADQHKDFLSVMTKTDAAPKEPASAPARFELNPALPVRQESSALPTPETGLRPHVTPVSELTVAPATGVTTSPAVINQALGTPAWQQAVGQQLAYFSRNGIHNAELRLHPEELGALQISLRLNNDQAQLHFVTENHQVRAALEAAMPHLRTSLAESGINLGQSSVGADSSSSSWSASAQSDGSSGRGTTEDDGQENAHLADDKPEISNKTLHYSNGINTFV
- the fliJ gene encoding flagellar export protein FliJ; this encodes MAITNPMDFLRELAEQTLTDTTAELGKVQQAYTLAATQLGQLESFELEYQQQLRATVSGKGIPVADLLNRQSFIDSLGNVVKQQANQVQKCQNTVNETLLTWRHDKQRLNAFETLKSRADDVRMLKENRQEQKLMDEFAQRACMGRELL
- the fliI gene encoding flagellar protein export ATPase FliI produces the protein MTMRLAKWLEAIDRKEKLMTSLPPFRQYGKLTRATGLVMEAVGLKLPIGTLCIVERHSREGVDKVESEVVGFNGQILYLMPLENVDGILPGARVYALESGEGASKGKQLPLGRELLGRVLDASARPLDGLPPPVTAQHGPLFTPPVNPLLRDPIKNVLDVGVRAINGLLTVGRGQRMGLFAGSGVGKSVLLGMMARYTKADVIVVGLIGERGREVKDFIENILGEEGRKRSVVIAAPADVSPILRMQGAVYATRIAEDFRDNGLDVLLIMDSLTRYAMAQREIALAIGEPPATKGYPPSVFAKLPALVERAGNGVKEGGSITAFYTVLTEGDDQQDPIADSARAILDGHIVLSRRLAESGHYPAIDIEASISRAMTELIEPVHYKKVQNFKQLLSSYQRNRDLVSVGAYAAGSDPLLDKAIRLYPQMEAYLQQAIYESSGYQEAGDKLDAIFSDQPKA
- a CDS encoding flagellar assembly protein FliH; this translates as MPTSDRETQPDWQVWKPQNLLDDFSQPEHDIIDTPGTYQSDELLQAELSRIRQQAEQKGFAQGQARGVEEGKKQGHEAGFAQGHKEGFEQGLAEAGAQQRETGEHFARLLEEFKIALSNLDSVIPSRLVQLSLTAARSILGKNITCDNDVLLEKIQQLLQQETLFKGTAILWVNPDDLALVQDNVGKSLASMGWDIRGDAQILPGGCRITSEEGEFDATMNTRWQELCELSREDYLA
- the fliG gene encoding flagellar motor switch protein FliG, producing the protein MNASDKSAIVMLTLGDGLAAEVFKHLNTHEVKLISSSMVNMGGFTHEQLAEVLKEFQRDSSEYAALSVNTNEYLRSVLVKALGEERASSLLEDLLDSQQGTNGIETLNFMEPQTVFDLIRDEHPQIIATILVHLKRGQAADVLSKFDDRERNDIMLRIATFGGVQPAALQELTEVLNGLLHGQNLKRSKMGGVRPAAEILNLMKSQQEEAAIEAVREFDQELAQKIIDEMFLFENLVEIEDRSIQRILQEIENESLIVALKGAEGPLREKFFRNMSRRQADIMKEDLGSRGPIRMSQVEAEQKSILLIVRRLAETGEVVIGGSEDAYV